Proteins encoded in a region of the Bubalus bubalis isolate 160015118507 breed Murrah chromosome 9, NDDB_SH_1, whole genome shotgun sequence genome:
- the FAM71B gene encoding protein FAM71B, translated as MSSECLLPYYTANSYRSMGVFNTSMGNLQRQLYKGGEYDIFKYAPMFESDFIQISKKGEVIDVHNRVRMVTVGIASTSPILPLPDVMLLARPTKVCEEHVRHARTTKGRGRKPAKTLELTRLLPLKFVKISIHDREKQQLRLKLATGRTFYLQLCPSSDAREDLFCYWEKLVYLLRPPVESCSSTPTLQTGDARILEGDKSLLTTELHRERDHDAVGLHKLGDVSGASSCAYVGGEGDYHAPHGSTTSLKSTEGGAAGTTSGLAVAGTTTSSGGGVAVAGVGAGSVGGAVSLAATRSTSTSQVSTTLAGAAAKGPRESGSGKAIVGAASISSEGTNLVLAGAASTSSTGVDSADSSMSVVFAGAVKTGKAAAASAEGQVVAPLVSTLQSEGYMSERDGSQKVSCPRDETQKEKKERREKKDKPSSRKSSRHRRTGEGHHRTGGDKTRKSSSHRSVSGHGNKRDDKKEKGQSGTRGKGHSPHKSGSHSSSGKEGRTARKPGKSRSSTSSGTLNKRSSKISTFFRSFRLIPGSKPMVGHDREVDFVAKTVEKRNIEAKVEKAPVGEDVEIHGTVTSETMETIIIETKSV; from the exons ATGAGCAGTGAGTGTTTGTTACCTTATTACACGGCCAACAGCTACCGTTCAATGGGTGTGTTCAATACCTCCATGGGGAACCTGCAACGACAACTGTACAAGGGAGGAGAGTATGACATTTTCAAGTACGCACCCATGTTTGAAAGCGACTTTATCCAGATCAGCAAGAAAGGAGAGGTGATTGACGTCCACAACCGCGTGCGAATGGTGACTGTGGGCATCGCATCCACCAGCCCCATCCTCCCACTACCTGATGTCATGCTCCTGGCCCGACCAACTAAAGTCTGTGAAGAGCATGTCAGACATGCCCGGACAACCAAGGGGAGAGGTCGCAAGCCCGCGAAGACCTTAGAGCTCACCAGGTTGCTTCCCTTGAAGTTTGTCAAGATCTCCATCCATGACCGTGAGAAACAACAGTTGCGCCTGAAGCTTGCCACTGGCCGTACTTTTTATTTGCAGCTGTGCCCCTCTTCTGATGCACGAGAAGACCTCTTTTGCTATTGGGAAAAGCTTGTCTATCTCCTGAGACCACCGGTAGAGAGTTGCAGCAGTACCCCGACGCTCCAAACTGGAGATGCAAGAATTCTGGAGGGTGACAAAAGCCTATTG ACCACAGAGCTCCATAGAGAAAGGGATCATGATGCTGTGGGGCTTCACAAGCTTGGTGATGTGTCGGGAGCCTCATCTTGTGCTTATGTTGGTGGAGAGGGAGACTATCATGCCCCCCATGGCTCAACTACATCCTTGAAAAGTACTGAAGGAGGAGCGGCAGGGACAACCTCGGGCCTGGCCGTAGCAGGGACAACAACAAGCTCTGGAGGAGGTGTGGCAGTTGCAGGGGTGGGAGCGGGCTCTGTAGGAGGGGCTGTGAGCTTGGCCGCAACTAGGAGCACCAGCACCAGCCAGGTGAGCACCACCCTGGCAGGAGCTGCCGCCAAGGGTCCAAGAGAAAGCGGATCCGGCAAGGCCATTGTAGGTGCTGCCAGCATATCCTCAGAGGGCACGAACCTGGTTTTGGCAGGTGCTGCCAGCACATCCTCGACAGGGGTGGACAGTGCAGACAGCAGCATGAGCGTGGTGTTTGCAGGAGCAGTGAAGACCGGCAAGGCTGCTGCTGCAAGTGCTGAAGGCCAGGTCGTAGCCCCCCTGGTCTCTACCTTGCAGAGTGAAGGCTACATGTCTGAACGAGATGGAAGCCAGAAGGTCTCCTgccccagggatgaaactcagaaggaaaaaaaagaaagaagggaaaagaaggacAAGCCTTCATCTAGGAAAAGTTCCCGTCACCGCAGGACAGGGGAAGGTCATCACAGGACAGGAGGGGACAAGACCCGGAAGTCATCCTCCCACCGGTCTGTATCAGGCCATGGAAACAAGAGagatgacaaaaaagaaaaagggcagAGTGGCACCAGGGGCAAAGGACACAGCCCTCACAAGAGTGGCAGCCATAGCTCATCTGGCAAGGAGGGGAGGACAGCTCGCAAGCCGGGAAAGAGCAGGTCCAGCACCAGTTCAGGGACTTTAAATAAGAGATCCAGTAAGATCAGCACTTTCTTCAGAAGCTTCAGACTCATTCCTGGTTCAAAACCAATggtcggacatgacagagaggTAGACTTTGTGGCTAAGACGGTAGAGAAACGCAACATAGAGGCCAAGGTGGAGAAAGCCCCGGTTGGTGAGGACGTGGAGATCCATGGAACTGTGACATCAGAGACGATGGAAACCATCATCATTGAAACAAAATCCGTTTAA